ACGCCGCCAGGGAGCACGTCGAGCGCGCGGTCGTAGAGATCGCGCGAGGTCGAGCGGTTCATGCGCCGGATTGGGGTGTCGGGCTGAAAGACGTTACTGAGCGACGGTGGCGGTGCGGCCGGCGGCCGCGGAGCGGCAGCGGTCGCGGGGCGGTTCCTGGCGGATGAAGGGCGAAACCCGCTTCGCGGGTCGAGGGCTTCGGCGGTGCTGTTGGGAGATAGTCGTGGAGAACGGCAGCGTCTGCGCGAACGCAGTGAGCACGGTTCACCGCGAGTGCCGAAGGCACGAGCGGCCGTTTTTGGTCCGGATTTTTGGCCGGGGTTGAGCGCGAGCGGAGCGAGCGCGAGGCCTCGGTGAAAAAAGGTGGGTGTTTAGGCGGAGGATTTCGCGCGTTCGCGGATCAGATCACGGAGGGCGTCGGGATCGTCGATCGCCGCGATCTCCTCGTGTTCGATCAGCGCGGTGTCGTCGACGGCGTCACGCGAGGCGTCGTCGACGACGTACACCGAGCGGGTGCGGGTCACCGTGCCGAGCGAACTCATGATCCGGGCGCGTTTCTCCGCGGTTCGCGTGAAGGCGGAGTGACCAGTCAGCACGTTCTCGGCTCCACCGTCGTCCTCGCTGACGGCTTTAAATGGCGCACGGGTCGTCGGATGGACGTCGAAGCCGACCCGCGTCAGCACCGCGACGAGGCCCTCGTCGTCGGTTTCGGGGGCGTCGGTCGCATCGGTCGAATCCTCCTCTGTGATCTCGTCCGCGCCGTCGAGCACGTCGACCGGGTTCGCGAGCGGCGCGTCGAGGAGGTCTTCCATTCGTGCGGCGACCTCGACCGAGGCGTTCATTCCGTCCTCGTACTTCGAGACCGTGCGCCGTGAAACACCCAGTTCGTCGGCAAGCCGCCCGAGGCTCCAGTCGCGATCCTCGCGCTCGTCGGCGAGCACCTCGCCGTCGATGTTGACGTAGAGCCCGCCGGGTGCAGCGTAGATCATCGGCGGGACCTGCTCGACGAACAGATCGAGGGCGGTGTCGGGACTGAGCACGGGCACGCCGTGGCGGAGATACATCACGCCCGGTTTCAGTTCCTCGTCCCGCGTCCGGAGTCCGATGACCAGTGGCGTCGCATTGAGGAAGCTGCCGAGTCGGCGCATCTCGATCCCGGTGGTGCCGTCGAACGCGTCGATGTTGCCGAGGATCTTCACGAGGAGGAGCTCGTCACCGCGACGCGCGGCGACATCGAAGCTCTTCGGGCGGACCGCACACCGGTCGCTGACGAGGAACCCCGCGTCCTCCAGCATCGCGGTCACGTTGCCGACCAGTGCGGACCGTGACATGGGTGTACGTAAGTAGCGCCACGTATATAGTGGTTGTGCCGTCGCTATATCCCTCTCTTCCGGCGATTACTGCCACGCTCGTCGGTAGATTTATATATGAGATTCGAGCCGGAACGTGGTTGTCCGGCGAACGCGTGGGACGGATGTGACGGTCATCGGTATCGACGACACCGACTCGCGCGAGCGGGGGATGTGTACGACGTATCTCGCCGCGCGAGTGGCAGCACGTATTCGTGAGGAGGGTGGTGCCGTCGATCGCCAGATGCTGGTCAGACTGAACCCCGCGATCGAGCACAAGACGCGAGGGAACGCGGCACTTGCGGTCCATACAGACCTCTCGCCCGACCGGGCGCTCGCCATTGCCCGCGAGGCGGTCGAAGCGCTGGCGGCGACCGACGATCCACGGACGAACCCGGGAGTCGTGGTCGCGCCCGACGAAGCGGTGCCGGAGTCGGTGATGGGGTTCTCCCGTCGAGCCGTCCGCGAGCGCCTCACGCTCGACGAGGCACGCCAACTGATCGAGACCAGGGAGTATCGCCACGCCGGCTGGAAGGAATCGAGAGGACTGATCGGCGCACTCGCCGCAGTTGGGTCGTGGGCGGCGTTCGACGAGTGGACCTACGAGTATATCGCCTATCGCGAGGCTCACAGGAGAGGGACGCCGCGCGAGGTCGATCACGAATCGGTGTTCGCGGCCGCCGACCGGGGGTATCCGGCGGCGTGGGACACCGTCGATCACGGCGAGGACAGTTCAGTATGCGTTCCCCACGCACCAGGACCGATCCTCTACGGTATCCGGGGCGACGATCCCGACGTCGTCCGTGCCGTCGCCGACCGGATCGAGAGCGAACCGGTCGAGCGCACAGGGATCTTCGTCACGAATCAGGGCACCGATGCCCATCTCCGCGAGGGAAGCATGGGCGAACTCCGCGACGGGCGGTCCTACCGGGTTTCGGGAACGGTTTCGACGCAGCCTGAGACCAAGCGGGGCGGACACGTCTTCTTCGACCTCGAAAACGGCGACGCGGCGCTCGCGTGTGCCGCGTTCGAGCCGACGAAGCGGTTCCGCGAGCGCGTTCGCGCGCTCCGTGTCGGGGATCGACTCACCGTCTGCGG
This window of the Halococcus saccharolyticus DSM 5350 genome carries:
- a CDS encoding transcriptional regulator → MSRSALVGNVTAMLEDAGFLVSDRCAVRPKSFDVAARRGDELLLVKILGNIDAFDGTTGIEMRRLGSFLNATPLVIGLRTRDEELKPGVMYLRHGVPVLSPDTALDLFVEQVPPMIYAAPGGLYVNIDGEVLADEREDRDWSLGRLADELGVSRRTVSKYEDGMNASVEVAARMEDLLDAPLANPVDVLDGADEITEEDSTDATDAPETDDEGLVAVLTRVGFDVHPTTRAPFKAVSEDDGGAENVLTGHSAFTRTAEKRARIMSSLGTVTRTRSVYVVDDASRDAVDDTALIEHEEIAAIDDPDALRDLIRERAKSSA
- a CDS encoding tRNA(Ile)(2)-agmatinylcytidine synthase, which encodes MTVIGIDDTDSRERGMCTTYLAARVAARIREEGGAVDRQMLVRLNPAIEHKTRGNAALAVHTDLSPDRALAIAREAVEALAATDDPRTNPGVVVAPDEAVPESVMGFSRRAVRERLTLDEARQLIETREYRHAGWKESRGLIGALAAVGSWAAFDEWTYEYIAYREAHRRGTPREVDHESVFAAADRGYPAAWDTVDHGEDSSVCVPHAPGPILYGIRGDDPDVVRAVADRIESEPVERTGIFVTNQGTDAHLREGSMGELRDGRSYRVSGTVSTQPETKRGGHVFFDLENGDAALACAAFEPTKRFRERVRALRVGDRLTVCGEVSDSTLKLEKFAVRDLVETELTVPLCPDCGRSMESAGRDQGYRCRDCGTGEPGKVERTIERDLELGWYEVPPCARRHIAKPLVRGGFDAPTHPER